One region of Mucilaginibacter gotjawali genomic DNA includes:
- a CDS encoding class I SAM-dependent methyltransferase produces the protein MKTTAIDINEQLTETAFTGQSVVFDQIYSGNTIISYKRERVRAHVLPYLAPGSTILELNSGTGEDALFFAQKGHKVHATDISPGMQQQLVQKVKQAGLENRVSNELCSFTNLNQLGNNGPFDLIFSNFAGLNCTGELDKVLTSFNDLLKPGGLITLVVLPKFCLWETLLIFKGKFRTAFRRFFSSKGRSAHVDGVYFKCWYYNPSYIIKRLKGEFDLLSIEGLCTIVPPSYIEGFAEKHPTAYQSLTAKENRLKSRWPWKFIGDYYIISMKKK, from the coding sequence GTGAAAACGACCGCAATAGATATAAATGAGCAACTCACCGAAACGGCTTTTACCGGGCAATCCGTTGTTTTCGATCAGATCTATTCTGGCAATACCATTATCAGCTATAAAAGAGAAAGAGTACGTGCTCATGTATTACCATATTTAGCGCCGGGAAGCACTATCCTGGAGTTGAACAGCGGCACAGGCGAAGACGCTTTGTTTTTTGCGCAGAAGGGGCATAAAGTTCATGCTACCGATATCTCACCCGGCATGCAACAGCAACTTGTTCAAAAGGTAAAGCAGGCCGGCCTCGAAAACCGGGTGAGCAATGAGCTTTGTTCATTTACTAATTTAAACCAATTGGGAAATAATGGCCCCTTTGATTTGATCTTCTCCAATTTCGCAGGCTTAAATTGCACCGGCGAACTGGATAAAGTACTTACGTCATTTAACGATTTATTAAAACCCGGGGGACTAATCACCCTTGTAGTATTACCAAAGTTTTGCCTGTGGGAAACGCTGCTGATTTTTAAGGGTAAATTCCGTACAGCATTCAGGCGATTTTTTAGCAGCAAAGGAAGGTCGGCCCATGTTGATGGTGTTTATTTTAAATGCTGGTATTATAACCCTTCCTATATTATCAAAAGACTTAAAGGTGAATTTGATTTATTAAGCATTGAGGGTTTGTGCACTATTGTTCCGCCGTCCTATATAGAGGGTTTTGCAGAGAAGCACCCAACTGCCTATCAATCTTTAACCGCTAAGGAAAATAGGTTAAAATCACGCTGGCCCTGGAAGTTCATCGGGGATTACTATATTATTTCGATGAAGAAAAAATGA